In one window of Bdellovibrio bacteriovorus W DNA:
- a CDS encoding aconitate hydratase (COG1048 Aconitase A) yields MASKIETTPEMVQNVYKKTAERLAIVRNRLNRPLTLAEKILFGHLDDPQNQELVRGESFLLLRPDRVAMQDATAQMALLQFMLAGKNEAAVPSTVHCDHLIQAYKGKDADMASSNMTNKEVFDFLATTSSRYNIGFWRPGAGIIHQVILENYAFPGGLMIGTDSHTPNAGGLGMCAVGVGGSDASDVMVGLPWEVKNPKLIGVHLKGKLQGWTSAKDVILKLCGMLTVKGGTDKIVEYFGEGTQSISCTGKATITNMGAELGATCSVFPYDSRMGAYLKSTGRDELAKVADAHTELLSADADVIANPGKYFDEVYEIDLSALEPHLVGPHTPDLARPISALKKEAAEKGYTVKISSALIGSCTNSSYEDIGRAAYVAKQAMEIGVKMNQPFLVSPGSTQIQKTIERDGQMMTFNEVGATVLANACGPCIGQWKRDDVKSGEKNTIVTSFNRNFRARNDANPETLAFIGSPEVVMALGLAGRLDFNPATDELEGPNGKVMLKAPEAPDLPEQGFIPDTEGYQKPEGATAQVAVSPTSERLQLLSPFTKWDGNDFVDNLVLAKAKGKCTTDHISPGGKWLNYRGHLDNISNNMLLGADNAFTGESGKGKNQLTGETGIEFAQIARQYQKANRGWVIIGDENYGEGSSREHAAMSPRFLGATAVITKSFARIHETNLKKQGVLALTFVNPKDYDKIQEADLVSLVDLKDLAPGKNVKMLIKHQDGSSESIELKHTYNAEQLKWFRAGSALNLIRGL; encoded by the coding sequence ATGGCTTCAAAAATCGAAACCACACCGGAAATGGTTCAAAATGTATATAAAAAGACGGCGGAAAGATTAGCTATTGTCCGCAATCGCTTAAATCGTCCTTTGACTCTTGCAGAGAAAATTTTGTTTGGTCACCTTGATGATCCACAAAATCAGGAATTAGTGCGCGGCGAGAGTTTCTTACTTCTTCGTCCAGATCGCGTGGCGATGCAAGATGCGACAGCACAAATGGCTCTTTTGCAGTTCATGCTTGCTGGAAAAAATGAAGCGGCAGTTCCTTCCACTGTGCACTGTGATCACTTGATCCAAGCGTACAAAGGTAAAGATGCTGATATGGCGTCATCAAACATGACGAATAAAGAAGTTTTTGATTTCTTAGCAACTACTTCTTCTCGTTACAACATCGGCTTCTGGAGACCAGGCGCTGGTATCATTCACCAAGTTATCCTAGAGAACTACGCTTTCCCAGGTGGATTGATGATCGGTACAGATTCTCACACTCCAAATGCGGGTGGCCTTGGTATGTGTGCTGTGGGCGTTGGTGGATCTGATGCTTCTGACGTTATGGTTGGACTTCCATGGGAAGTTAAGAATCCAAAACTTATCGGTGTTCACTTAAAAGGTAAACTTCAAGGTTGGACTTCTGCAAAAGACGTTATCTTAAAACTTTGCGGAATGTTAACTGTTAAAGGTGGAACAGATAAAATCGTTGAGTACTTCGGTGAAGGAACTCAATCTATTTCTTGTACTGGTAAAGCAACAATCACAAACATGGGCGCTGAGTTAGGTGCAACATGTTCTGTATTCCCTTACGATTCTCGTATGGGTGCTTACCTTAAATCTACAGGTCGCGATGAACTTGCTAAAGTTGCAGATGCTCATACTGAGCTTCTTTCTGCGGATGCTGACGTCATTGCAAACCCAGGTAAATACTTCGACGAAGTTTACGAAATTGATCTTTCAGCTCTTGAGCCACACCTTGTGGGACCTCATACGCCAGACTTGGCTCGTCCAATCTCTGCATTGAAAAAAGAAGCCGCTGAAAAAGGTTACACAGTAAAAATTTCTTCTGCGCTTATTGGCTCATGCACGAACTCTTCTTACGAAGATATCGGTCGCGCGGCTTACGTTGCTAAACAAGCAATGGAAATCGGCGTCAAGATGAATCAGCCGTTCCTAGTTTCTCCAGGTTCTACTCAGATCCAAAAGACGATCGAGCGTGACGGTCAAATGATGACGTTCAACGAAGTAGGTGCGACTGTTTTAGCGAATGCTTGCGGGCCTTGTATTGGTCAGTGGAAGCGTGATGATGTGAAGTCAGGCGAGAAGAATACAATCGTCACTTCTTTCAACCGTAACTTCCGTGCGCGTAACGATGCGAATCCAGAAACTTTGGCATTCATCGGTTCTCCAGAAGTTGTAATGGCTCTAGGTTTAGCAGGACGTTTGGATTTCAATCCAGCGACTGATGAACTTGAAGGACCTAACGGCAAAGTGATGTTGAAAGCTCCTGAAGCTCCAGATCTTCCAGAACAAGGCTTTATCCCTGATACAGAAGGTTACCAAAAACCAGAAGGTGCAACTGCACAAGTAGCAGTAAGCCCAACTTCTGAGCGTCTTCAGTTGTTATCTCCATTTACAAAATGGGATGGCAATGATTTCGTAGATAACTTGGTTCTTGCGAAAGCAAAAGGCAAGTGTACAACGGATCATATTTCTCCGGGCGGTAAGTGGTTGAACTACCGTGGTCACTTGGACAATATCTCTAACAATATGTTACTAGGTGCTGACAACGCGTTTACTGGTGAGTCTGGTAAGGGTAAAAATCAGTTAACTGGTGAAACAGGAATTGAGTTTGCACAAATAGCACGTCAATACCAAAAAGCCAATCGTGGTTGGGTGATCATCGGTGATGAAAACTACGGTGAAGGTTCTTCACGTGAGCACGCTGCTATGTCTCCAAGATTCTTAGGCGCGACAGCTGTGATCACGAAATCTTTTGCTCGTATCCATGAGACGAACTTAAAGAAACAAGGTGTTCTTGCACTGACATTCGTAAATCCAAAAGATTACGATAAGATTCAAGAGGCTGATTTGGTTTCTTTGGTGGACCTAAAAGATTTGGCTCCAGGTAAGAACGTTAAGATGCTTATTAAGCATCAAGATGGTTCTTCTGAGTCCATCGAGTTGAAGCATACTTACAATGCGGAACAGTTGAAATGGTTCAGAGCGGGAAGTGCGTTAAACTTGATTCGCGGTCTGTAA
- a CDS encoding glyceraldehyde-3-phosphate dehydrogenase, type I (COG0057 Glyceraldehyde-3-phosphate dehydrogenase/erythrose-4-phosphate dehydrogenase), with protein MSIKIGINGFGRIGRAVFRIMASRPDEFEVTLINDIADASSLANLLKYDSTFGLFPGTVEASKEGLKVNGRMIRLSNEKDPENIAWEKGNVSVVLESSGKFTTREGLEKHITAGAPKVLLSAPPKGEKPMDANIVLGVNEAILKPSMQIVSNASCTSNCVIPMAKILHDRFEIESGLMITAHAYTSSQALLDKMSKDPRRGRAAAQNIIPTTTGAADMIGLVIPELNGKLTGIALRVPVPCGSITDLTVALKEPHSRDEINAAFREAAMGQMRGILEYTEEPIVSSDIIGNTHSCIFDGTWTRVMDKNLVKVLGWYDNEWGYSSRTVDVLKRMASI; from the coding sequence GTGAGTATTAAAATAGGTATCAATGGATTTGGCCGAATTGGCCGAGCTGTCTTTCGAATCATGGCATCGCGACCTGATGAATTCGAAGTCACACTCATCAACGACATCGCCGATGCTTCAAGTCTGGCTAATCTTCTCAAATATGATTCCACCTTTGGGCTTTTTCCAGGAACAGTGGAAGCGTCAAAAGAAGGCCTTAAGGTGAATGGAAGGATGATCCGCCTCAGTAATGAAAAAGATCCTGAAAATATCGCATGGGAAAAAGGAAATGTGTCCGTAGTTTTAGAATCGAGCGGAAAATTTACAACTCGCGAAGGGTTAGAAAAGCATATCACAGCAGGTGCCCCTAAAGTCCTTCTCAGCGCCCCACCAAAAGGAGAAAAGCCAATGGATGCCAACATCGTCCTTGGCGTCAATGAAGCTATTCTAAAGCCATCTATGCAGATTGTTAGCAATGCTTCCTGCACATCGAACTGTGTAATTCCCATGGCAAAAATTCTGCATGATCGCTTTGAAATAGAGTCAGGTCTCATGATCACTGCCCATGCCTATACAAGCAGTCAAGCACTGCTCGATAAGATGAGCAAAGACCCACGAAGAGGCCGAGCGGCAGCCCAAAATATTATTCCCACGACAACTGGTGCTGCAGACATGATAGGCCTCGTGATTCCCGAACTAAATGGCAAACTAACTGGGATAGCCCTTCGAGTGCCGGTCCCTTGCGGCAGCATCACAGATTTAACAGTCGCTCTTAAAGAACCTCACAGTCGCGATGAAATCAATGCTGCCTTTCGCGAAGCTGCAATGGGACAGATGAGGGGTATCTTGGAATATACTGAAGAACCCATTGTCTCCTCCGATATTATCGGGAACACTCATTCCTGTATATTTGATGGAACTTGGACTCGCGTGATGGATAAGAATCTTGTCAAGGTGCTAGGATGGTATGACAATGAATGGGGCTACTCTTCACGGACTGTCGACGTACTTAAGCGTATGGCCTCTATATAA
- a CDS encoding hypothetical protein (COG2304 Uncharacterized protein containing a von Willebrand factor type A (vWA) domain), whose translation MSFHSKIAFLLLIPLIFVFIWTLWQRKQKTPTLQIGSVALLKTMAPSLRSRLSYLPQVLKFFGIVFAIIALARPQTSNTKVRKNVEGIDIVICLDVSDSMLIEDMKPLNRLETAKDTIRDFIEGRTSDRIGLVVFAGESFTLVPPTLDYQLILQRVQEISSASSARIKDGTALGVAMANAAGRLKDSQAKSRVMIFMTDGENNSGTIDPETGLEIAKGYGIKVYSIGIGKDGPTKIPVYTRDVFGQRIKTYQPFESTVNEDLLKRMASDTGGKYYRATSEGALQKVFADIDNLEKTKIDESKFTNYTEEFPPYLVFGIFLYLLGLFLGQSFLRRVP comes from the coding sequence GTGAGCTTTCATTCAAAGATAGCCTTTTTACTTTTAATTCCTCTGATCTTTGTTTTTATTTGGACCCTTTGGCAAAGAAAACAAAAAACGCCGACCTTGCAAATTGGCAGTGTGGCTCTTCTTAAAACCATGGCGCCAAGCTTGCGTTCGCGTTTATCCTATTTACCGCAAGTTCTGAAATTCTTCGGAATTGTTTTTGCCATCATTGCACTGGCACGCCCACAGACTTCAAATACCAAGGTTCGCAAAAACGTTGAAGGTATTGATATCGTTATTTGTCTGGATGTCTCTGACAGTATGTTGATCGAAGACATGAAACCATTGAATCGTCTGGAGACTGCAAAAGATACGATCCGCGACTTTATTGAAGGAAGAACTTCAGATCGCATCGGACTTGTGGTCTTTGCGGGCGAATCTTTCACATTGGTTCCGCCGACATTGGATTACCAGTTAATCTTACAAAGAGTTCAGGAAATCAGCAGTGCTTCGAGTGCCAGAATTAAAGACGGTACGGCACTTGGTGTGGCGATGGCCAACGCTGCGGGCAGGTTGAAAGACTCTCAGGCAAAAAGCCGTGTGATGATCTTTATGACGGACGGCGAGAATAACTCTGGCACAATCGATCCAGAAACGGGACTCGAGATTGCAAAAGGCTATGGAATCAAAGTCTATTCAATCGGTATCGGAAAAGACGGACCGACAAAGATCCCTGTTTATACCCGCGATGTATTCGGTCAAAGAATTAAAACTTATCAGCCCTTTGAAAGTACTGTAAATGAGGATCTTCTAAAGAGGATGGCTTCAGACACCGGTGGTAAATACTATCGAGCGACTAGTGAAGGGGCTTTGCAAAAAGTCTTCGCGGATATTGATAATCTTGAAAAGACCAAAATTGATGAAAGTAAGTTTACAAACTATACGGAAGAATTTCCTCCGTATCTAGTGTTTGGTATATTTCTGTATTTACTGGGTCTCTTCCTAGGGCAGAGCTTTTTAAGGAGGGTGCCATAG
- a CDS encoding protease heat shock protein (COG0501 Zn-dependent protease with chaperone function), which produces MINNTTKVWIFILTTSLAFLIFGYKMGDRLGLLIGFATAFTLNFFVFFYGESRILGKLKAHRLKGQDAWGLHAIVERFCSQLRMPTPSIHVVHHESVNAFCVGHTWKRSSLGFTTGMLDRLSSNELEAVIAHQLCHIRRLDTFAFSVSSTLANAVVGVGQFLDSLIPYKTHFFRSLFSPLGWLIIKGVVGQRSFFENDRMASTLLSDRQQLGEVLWRIEGLAQTNPLEVPPCTSHLFIVNPEGIQQKNLFLKSHPSIENRLQRLMGYYPI; this is translated from the coding sequence ATGATAAATAACACTACAAAAGTCTGGATCTTCATTCTAACGACGTCTCTTGCTTTCCTTATCTTCGGATACAAGATGGGAGATCGCTTAGGACTTCTTATTGGTTTTGCGACAGCCTTCACTCTGAATTTCTTCGTTTTCTTTTACGGTGAATCACGCATCTTAGGAAAACTCAAAGCTCATCGCCTGAAAGGTCAAGACGCTTGGGGGTTGCACGCTATCGTTGAGCGTTTTTGCTCTCAGCTAAGAATGCCCACACCTTCTATCCATGTAGTTCACCATGAATCAGTGAATGCTTTTTGCGTAGGGCATACTTGGAAGCGCAGTTCTTTGGGATTTACAACAGGCATGCTGGACCGTCTGTCTTCGAATGAACTAGAGGCAGTTATTGCCCATCAACTTTGCCACATCCGTCGCCTTGATACTTTTGCATTTAGCGTGAGCAGCACTCTAGCCAATGCCGTTGTTGGCGTTGGACAATTTTTAGATAGCCTCATTCCTTACAAAACACATTTCTTCCGTTCTCTCTTTTCTCCTCTAGGATGGCTCATCATCAAAGGAGTGGTTGGCCAAAGATCTTTTTTTGAAAACGACAGAATGGCCTCAACTCTTCTTTCAGACCGCCAGCAGCTTGGCGAAGTGTTATGGCGCATTGAAGGCCTTGCTCAAACCAATCCATTGGAAGTGCCTCCTTGCACAAGTCATCTTTTCATAGTGAACCCCGAAGGCATTCAACAAAAGAATTTGTTTTTAAAATCCCATCCTTCGATTGAGAATAGACTGCAAAGATTGATGGGGTATTATCCAATTTAA
- a CDS encoding hypothetical protein (COG1721 Uncharacterized conserved protein (some members contain a von Willebrand factor type A (vWA) domain)), which produces MSLPPEVLKKVKLLEISTRKLVNNLFAGEYHTAFKGQGMTFADFREYVPGDDVRSISWPLTARTGKPYIKTFEEERELTLILAIDISGSSDFGTGPYFKGEVMTHMAALLAFSAVKNNDQIGLLLFSDQVEHFVPPKKGRGHVHRLLRDLFYFKPKSQRTKLATAFSYLQGVLKKRATVFVFSDFQDESFEQSLRLLGRKHDVVACVVNDAAEYELPDIGVVDVQDAETGEVITIDTSSKEFREKYLSEVLKKKEQRDRLLRLAQVERIDVKSSEDYVNPLIAFFKKRK; this is translated from the coding sequence GTGAGTTTACCTCCTGAGGTCTTAAAAAAGGTCAAACTTTTAGAGATCAGTACCCGAAAGCTTGTGAACAATCTTTTTGCAGGAGAGTATCACACCGCTTTTAAAGGTCAGGGGATGACTTTTGCCGATTTCCGCGAATATGTCCCTGGTGATGATGTGCGCAGTATTTCTTGGCCGCTCACAGCGCGCACCGGAAAACCGTATATTAAGACTTTCGAAGAAGAGCGTGAACTCACGCTCATTCTTGCGATCGACATCAGTGGTTCCAGTGATTTCGGAACAGGGCCTTATTTTAAAGGTGAAGTGATGACTCATATGGCAGCACTTCTAGCTTTTTCGGCAGTGAAGAACAATGACCAGATAGGGTTGCTCTTATTCAGTGATCAAGTTGAACACTTTGTTCCGCCGAAAAAAGGGCGTGGCCACGTACACCGACTTCTTCGTGATTTATTTTATTTTAAACCTAAGAGTCAAAGAACGAAACTTGCGACTGCGTTTTCGTACCTTCAAGGGGTTTTGAAAAAGCGCGCGACGGTCTTTGTGTTTAGTGACTTCCAAGACGAGAGTTTTGAGCAGAGTTTACGTCTTTTGGGGCGTAAGCATGATGTCGTAGCTTGTGTGGTGAATGATGCTGCAGAGTACGAGCTTCCCGATATTGGCGTAGTCGATGTTCAAGATGCAGAAACCGGAGAGGTGATCACAATTGATACCTCCTCTAAAGAGTTTCGCGAAAAATATTTAAGTGAAGTTTTGAAAAAGAAAGAGCAAAGAGATCGTCTTCTGAGACTTGCTCAAGTGGAACGCATTGATGTGAAGTCGAGCGAGGACTACGTCAATCCGTTGATAGCGTTCTTTAAGAAGAGAAAATAA
- a CDS encoding hypothetical protein (COG2304 Uncharacterized protein containing a von Willebrand factor type A (vWA) domain): MFRFENLTAFNYLWVLPLIVVIGWYFQRKNLQKMTKAIGSRLYPFLSSSVSPKKRRLKQILQLLTVGLFILALARPQMGESQQEIRSEGVEIIFAVDVSESMLAEDVKPSRLAQAKAELSRLVDLMPGNKIGVVAFAGSAALLSPLTNDPGAIKMYLESLDTNSVSTQGTNFLEALKASKEAFQRGGVDTDDVVKVTRVIVMASDGEDHEPGALDEAKKMVSEGIRIFTLAYGTEKGGAIPVRDGMGFLKGYKKDRQGNTILSIVKGEALKSLAEAGKGSFYFATFGGQQTRHLVEDIDKLEKTQFESAVATQYEERFQAILLVGIILGILEIFLGERRSRFRFWKGRYEVPPA, translated from the coding sequence GTGTTTCGCTTTGAAAACTTAACGGCATTCAATTACCTCTGGGTTTTGCCACTGATCGTTGTCATCGGTTGGTATTTCCAGAGAAAGAATTTGCAGAAGATGACCAAGGCCATTGGTAGTCGTCTTTATCCTTTTTTAAGTAGTTCAGTATCTCCGAAAAAACGTCGTTTAAAACAAATTCTGCAACTTTTGACAGTGGGTTTATTTATTCTGGCTTTAGCTCGTCCGCAAATGGGTGAAAGTCAGCAAGAAATTCGCAGTGAGGGTGTAGAGATCATTTTTGCCGTGGACGTTTCTGAGAGTATGCTCGCCGAAGATGTAAAGCCTTCGCGCTTAGCACAGGCCAAGGCAGAGTTGAGTCGCTTAGTGGATTTGATGCCTGGTAATAAGATCGGTGTGGTTGCTTTTGCCGGATCGGCGGCATTGCTATCTCCTCTGACCAATGACCCTGGTGCGATCAAAATGTATTTGGAGTCTTTAGATACGAACTCTGTTTCCACGCAAGGAACTAATTTTTTAGAAGCTCTGAAGGCCTCTAAAGAAGCCTTTCAGCGTGGGGGAGTCGACACGGATGACGTCGTTAAAGTCACACGAGTCATTGTGATGGCTTCGGACGGTGAAGATCATGAACCAGGTGCTTTAGATGAAGCGAAAAAGATGGTCAGTGAAGGCATTCGAATTTTCACTTTAGCTTATGGAACAGAAAAAGGTGGCGCAATTCCAGTTCGTGATGGAATGGGCTTTTTAAAAGGTTATAAGAAAGACCGCCAAGGCAATACGATTCTTTCGATTGTCAAAGGAGAGGCGCTAAAATCATTGGCCGAGGCTGGCAAGGGAAGTTTTTATTTTGCAACTTTCGGAGGACAGCAGACTCGTCACCTTGTTGAAGATATCGATAAACTTGAGAAAACTCAGTTTGAGAGCGCTGTAGCGACTCAATACGAAGAGCGCTTTCAAGCTATTTTATTAGTGGGAATTATCCTAGGTATTTTAGAGATATTTTTAGGTGAACGTCGCAGTCGCTTCCGTTTCTGGAAAGGCCGTTATGAGGTGCCACCAGCATGA
- a CDS encoding NAD-dependent deacetylase (COG0846 NAD-dependent protein deacetylases, SIR2 family) has translation MDLGSFQRIVILTGAGISAESGIRTFRDQNGLWENHAIEDVASPEGFLRNPALVHRFYNARRAQLKDPMLKPNTAHLALARLENDFHGDFLLVTQNVDNLHKRAGSRNFLQMHGRLDSCFCEICAAQWDWTEDLSTSHLCQRCKSSGSLRPDIVWFGEMPRSMDEILMALHTCDLFISIGTSGHVYPAAGFAQMAQRAYKIEVNLSDTEISSAFHERRLGTATEQVPKLVEDILKT, from the coding sequence ATGGACTTAGGCTCATTTCAAAGAATCGTCATCCTGACAGGCGCTGGAATCTCGGCAGAGAGCGGGATTCGCACCTTTCGAGATCAAAATGGACTTTGGGAAAATCACGCCATCGAAGATGTCGCCTCCCCCGAGGGATTTCTCCGCAATCCTGCCCTCGTTCATCGCTTCTACAATGCCCGCAGAGCACAACTTAAAGACCCCATGCTTAAACCCAATACAGCTCATCTTGCCTTGGCCCGACTTGAAAACGACTTTCATGGAGACTTTCTCTTAGTTACGCAAAACGTCGACAACCTGCATAAGCGCGCCGGCTCAAGGAATTTTCTCCAAATGCATGGCCGCTTAGACTCTTGCTTCTGCGAAATTTGTGCTGCTCAGTGGGATTGGACGGAAGATTTAAGTACCTCTCACCTCTGCCAGAGATGCAAAAGTTCGGGTTCTTTAAGACCCGACATTGTCTGGTTTGGCGAAATGCCACGGTCCATGGATGAAATCTTAATGGCCCTTCATACGTGCGACCTCTTTATTTCAATTGGAACTAGTGGGCACGTCTATCCTGCTGCGGGCTTTGCACAAATGGCACAGCGGGCATACAAAATTGAGGTGAATCTTTCTGATACAGAGATCTCTTCTGCTTTCCATGAGCGCCGCCTTGGAACAGCTACTGAGCAAGTTCCAAAGTTAGTAGAAGACATTTTGAAAACCTAA
- a CDS encoding hypothetical protein (COG0457 FOG: TPR repeat): MIRKLSLLLICILSLSACQKNLDLRTITANREGNAFLEKQSGAAAMEKYIEALRHDPFVSGLHLNLGLSLETLQQAEKALQAYKEAETLALKEGAPELVFMARFNQGQLLGKAQKVDEALAAYQAALDVIPNSMETKTNIELLIQSQQGGGKGKNDKKDDKGDQNQDQKDQDEDGEDKKEDEPKEGQKKQSPKYQPRPYQGEQLNEADVKKILDELKQQEEKIRAEYNKKETKEQPRDKDW; the protein is encoded by the coding sequence ATGATTAGAAAATTATCACTCTTACTAATTTGTATTTTAAGTCTGTCTGCTTGCCAGAAGAATTTGGATTTAAGAACTATCACTGCCAATCGCGAGGGGAATGCGTTCTTAGAAAAACAATCTGGGGCAGCTGCGATGGAAAAGTACATCGAAGCCTTGCGCCACGATCCCTTTGTGAGCGGCTTGCATTTGAATTTAGGACTTTCTTTAGAGACTTTGCAGCAAGCTGAAAAAGCTCTGCAAGCCTATAAAGAGGCAGAGACTCTGGCTCTTAAAGAGGGAGCTCCAGAGCTTGTCTTCATGGCAAGATTTAATCAGGGACAGCTTTTGGGCAAAGCGCAGAAGGTGGACGAAGCATTAGCTGCATACCAAGCCGCTTTGGATGTGATTCCTAATTCCATGGAAACAAAGACAAATATCGAACTTCTGATTCAATCCCAACAAGGGGGCGGAAAAGGTAAGAACGATAAAAAAGATGACAAGGGTGATCAGAATCAAGATCAAAAAGATCAAGATGAAGACGGTGAAGATAAGAAGGAAGATGAGCCTAAAGAAGGACAAAAGAAACAGTCTCCGAAATATCAGCCGCGCCCTTATCAAGGTGAGCAGCTCAATGAAGCTGATGTAAAAAAGATTCTCGACGAGTTGAAGCAACAAGAAGAAAAGATTCGCGCTGAGTATAACAAAAAAGAAACTAAGGAACAGCCACGTGATAAAGATTGGTAA
- a CDS encoding putative Mg chelatase (COG0714 MoxR-like ATPases): MSEVDIMALNAAIKQESQFIEKMMAEINKVVVGQKEMVEGIMMGLLTGGHILLEGVPGLAKTLTIATVSKSISLDFQRIQFTPDLLPTDLIGTMIFNPKSGEFAPRKGPIFTNIVLADEINRAPAKVQSALLEAMAEKQVTIGEESYRLATPFLVLATQNPLEQEGTYPLPEAQMDRFMFKINVDYPGKGDELEILNRMGTNEKPEVQSVISKEDLLRASARADQIYVDAKIKNYIVDIIMASRSPSEYGLGRIANLINVGGSPRATISLFRAAKAHAFIRGRGYVTVEDVKAIAYHVLRHRLILTYEAEAENIRTDDIIKDILSQVEVP, translated from the coding sequence GTGAGTGAAGTGGATATCATGGCGTTAAACGCTGCCATTAAGCAGGAAAGTCAATTCATCGAAAAAATGATGGCTGAGATCAATAAGGTGGTTGTTGGTCAAAAAGAAATGGTGGAAGGCATCATGATGGGGCTTCTCACGGGCGGCCATATCCTGTTGGAAGGTGTCCCAGGTCTTGCAAAGACTTTGACCATTGCAACGGTTTCCAAATCCATCTCTTTGGATTTTCAGCGTATTCAGTTCACGCCGGATTTATTGCCGACCGATTTAATCGGTACGATGATCTTCAATCCAAAATCAGGAGAGTTCGCGCCACGCAAGGGGCCAATTTTCACAAATATCGTTTTAGCCGACGAGATCAATCGTGCGCCAGCAAAAGTGCAATCTGCACTGCTTGAGGCAATGGCAGAGAAACAAGTCACTATCGGTGAAGAGTCTTATCGTTTGGCAACTCCATTCTTGGTTTTGGCGACTCAGAATCCCTTGGAGCAAGAGGGAACCTATCCGTTACCAGAGGCTCAGATGGACCGTTTCATGTTTAAAATTAACGTGGACTATCCAGGAAAAGGGGATGAGTTAGAAATCCTCAATCGCATGGGAACAAATGAAAAGCCAGAAGTTCAATCGGTGATTTCTAAAGAAGATCTTTTGCGAGCTTCGGCGCGTGCGGATCAAATCTATGTTGATGCGAAGATTAAAAACTATATCGTTGATATCATCATGGCTTCTCGCAGTCCTTCTGAATACGGATTAGGGCGCATTGCTAATCTTATCAATGTGGGTGGATCTCCGCGTGCAACGATCAGTTTATTCAGAGCCGCTAAAGCTCATGCATTTATTCGTGGTCGTGGTTATGTGACTGTGGAAGATGTGAAGGCCATTGCTTACCACGTACTTCGTCATCGTTTGATTTTAACTTACGAAGCAGAAGCTGAAAATATTCGCACTGACGATATCATCAAAGATATCTTGAGTCAGGTTGAGGTGCCATAG
- a CDS encoding extracellular solute-binding protein: MNKALLKSGFQPRYTTFPSLRVVTKFKKKEIDATINVAEASLPSGYKASFRYTFQNCAFTLENRKLKINRPEDFKGLKVAAFKNAAISLKDEAVDFYAKTYMEVQSVQARIQMLNSGRVDVIISETGVFYHYLKLFALGNPKNYEAHCFFEPSYYWLMFSHKKHLDQFEKGDPSSDKK; encoded by the coding sequence TTGAACAAGGCTCTTCTCAAATCCGGCTTCCAACCGCGATACACAACCTTTCCTAGCCTTCGCGTCGTCACAAAATTTAAAAAAAAGGAAATCGATGCCACCATCAATGTGGCCGAGGCAAGCCTTCCTTCGGGCTATAAAGCAAGCTTCCGATATACTTTTCAGAATTGCGCCTTCACTCTTGAAAATCGAAAATTAAAAATCAATCGCCCCGAAGACTTTAAAGGCCTCAAGGTAGCTGCTTTTAAAAATGCCGCCATTTCACTAAAAGATGAAGCCGTTGATTTCTATGCTAAAACTTATATGGAAGTACAATCAGTTCAGGCGCGAATCCAGATGCTCAACTCTGGAAGAGTCGATGTCATTATCTCAGAAACAGGAGTGTTTTATCACTACCTCAAACTTTTTGCTTTAGGTAATCCCAAAAACTATGAGGCTCATTGTTTTTTTGAGCCAAGCTATTATTGGCTGATGTTCAGTCACAAAAAACATCTCGATCAATTTGAAAAAGGCGACCCTAGTTCTGACAAGAAATAG